One Mastomys coucha isolate ucsf_1 unplaced genomic scaffold, UCSF_Mcou_1 pScaffold7, whole genome shotgun sequence genomic window, tctctctccAATTTCTCTGGGATAAGAGTATTGGGTGGTTCAGTATTACAACGCTTTTTCAGAGAATGTGGGCGGCCCTGAGAAGGGCCTTTGagtaagaaagtaagaaaatacaaataaaaaggttCAGCCGCCGAAGCCGTAGAGGGTGCGGCCCTGGCGCTTGAGCGCGTAGACCACGTCCATGGCGGTGACGGTCTTGCGTTTGGCGTGCTCCGTGTAGGTGACGGCGTCGCGGATCACGTTCTCCAGGAACACCTTCAGCACACCGCGGGTCTCCTCGTAGATGAGGCCGGAGATGCGCTTCACTCCACCACGCCGGGCCAGGCGGCGGATGGCGGGCTTGGTGATGCCCTGGATGTTGTCGCGCAGGACTTTGCGGTGGCGCTTGGCGCCGCCTTTCCCGAGGCCTTTCCCTCCCTTGCCGCGACCAGACATGTCTtacaaagaatagaaaataagttCAAAGCTGAGAGTCGGTCCTTTATATAGCTGCTTTACCTTGATCTCCCACCCCCAACCGAATCACAGAAGCGGAAGCCCGCCGGCGGGAAAGTGACGTCACACGCCCCTCCCCTCAGCCGCGTCTGGAAAGAGCCTGAAGCCCGCCGGCGGGAAAGAGACGTCACAAGCCCCTCCCCTCAGCCGCGACTGGAAAGAGCCTGAAGCCCGCCGGCGGGAAAGTGACGTCACAGACCCCGCTCTCGGTCCGCCTCTACCGAAAGCATGCAAGTCACGTCGGAGACCCGACCCTTAAGCCTTGTCTCTCGTCTCAGAATCTCAATATTCCATGGAAACTTACAAATCCTGGAAAGAGAACAATGACGAATACAAATGTACAATGAAGGGCACAATTATACACTCGTTTTGTAGTTGCTTATACCAGTCACCGTGTAATCCTCAGTTCTAGCATGCAGGTATGGAAAAGATTCATGGGCTTAAGTTTAAAACTACTGCAAACCTGTTTACCTTAAAGCTTCTGGGTACTGTACATAGGCATTAAGGTTAAGGATAGACAATCTTTCGCTACAGCCATTTTACTTGAAACAGTGTGTGGCTCTGAAAAGAGCCTTTGGTTAATGCCTTAGAGCGGTGCAATTACGCCCTCTCCCCGCGGATGCGGCGAGCCAGCTGGATGTCCTTGGGCATGATGGTGACTCGCTTAGCGTGGATGGCACACAGGTTCGTGTCCTCAAACAGACCCACAAGGTAGGCCTCACAGGCTTCCTGCAGGGCCATGACGGCCGAGCTCTGGAAGCGCAAGTCGGTCTTGAAGTCCTGCGCGATCTCGCGCACCAGGCGCTGGAACGGCAGCTTGCGGATCAGCAGCTCGGTCGACTTCTGGTAGCGCCGGATCTCGCGCAGGGCCACGGTGCCGGGGCGGTAGCGGTGGGGCTTCTTCACGCCGCCGGTGGCCGGGGCGCTCTTGCGGGCGGCCTTGGTGGCCAGCTGCTTGCGCGGGGCCTTGCCGCCGGTGGACTTGCGAGCGGTCTGCTTCGTGCGAGCCATAGCAAGCAGGGAGGAAAGCAACTGACCAGTTGGAGCATGGAAGTGTGGCGCTCAGAACTACTATTTATAGTATACAAGGAATAGTGATTGGGTGAAAATACTGGTCATCTGTGACGTTTAAGACTCTGATTGGTGTATGCTGAAAAACTGCAGTTGCTGGTTATCTGGGGCTAACGTAGTCCGCGGCCGCACATTTTAATAAATCTGTGTTTTAAGAAAAACGGAGTAAAACTCCAATGACTGTCATCTTCTACAGCACTCTGCCTCCCAACATATCGCAGCTTGTACTTGGAGCCATGTAAGACTAGAGAAAAATCTTGATGTCTCCATTACTGAAATAGACTGTGACTTTTATATTGAAGGCAAGTAGGCCAGATTCTACCTTTTGATTGGTTTACTGAGTTTCGCAAATAGCCACTAAAACAGCAGATTTAGAATTCTTCATTTGCGTGGCAAGTCTCCATTTTGTGGCAACCCACACTAAACAACATGGGAAACATGTGGAGAGAAACATGGGAGTAAAAGTCGCAGAACTCTGACTCTGTTTATTTTGAGCATTTCCTCATTGAATGGCAGTACTTATACGGATGCTTTGAGCTCTTGTATTTGGTGGTTGAagtctcaaaatattttcatgcatTCTTGGCCAGAGATCACTCCATACGTtcgaaaactatttttaaataacagcAGAAGTCGTCACAGCAC contains:
- the LOC116081983 gene encoding histone H3.1-like, which produces MARTKQTARKSTGGKAPRKQLATKAARKSAPATGGVKKPHRYRPGTVALREIRRYQKSTELLIRKLPFQRLVREIAQDFKTDLRFQSSAVMALQEACEAYLVGLFEDTNLYMSGRGKGGKGLGKGGAKRHRKVLRDNIQGITKPAIRRLARRGGVKRISGLIYEETRGVLKVFLENVIRDAVTYTEHAKRKTVTAMDVVYALKRQGRTLYGFGG